Part of the Spiroplasma turonicum genome, ACTTTAATCAAGAAATTTTAAAATATGTAAGATCAGAATACAACATGTCAATAGGAGCAATTACATCTGAAAATATTAAAAAAAATCTAGGATCATTGGTTCAATACCCTAATGAAAGATCTATGCAAATATATGGTAGAGATATAATATCAGGGTTGCCTAAAGAAGCAAAAGTATCTTCAGAAGAAATAAGAAATATCTTATTGAGTGCATTTAGTAAGATTACAGATCTAGTTATAGAAATTCTTGAAGAAATACCTCCTGAATTAGCTGGAGACATCATGAAAAATGGTATGGTTATTTGTGGTGGTGGAGCACTAATTAGAAATATTGATAAATATTTCTTTGATATTTTCCAACTACCTTGTAAAATTGCAGCAGAACCATTAGGATGTGTAATTGATGGTACTAAAGCATATGAAAAAATTATTGTCAAAAGAGTAAATGAAGGAGTATATGACGCAAGTCAAGATACATATTTAAAAAAATTATCTTAAAAGAAAATGTTTCAGAAAAATGAAACATTTTTTTTGCTTTAAAATTTTTTTTCAATAATTTTACACACTTATAAAATAGAAGTTATAATATAATAGTTAGTTAAATAGAATTAAATTATAGTTCTCTATAATTGTTTGGTATATTCTGTTTTTAATAGTATAATTATTAAAATTATTGATTTTTTAGGAGGTAAAGAATGAAATTAGATGAGCGTACATTTATTGCTTTAGATTTAGGTACTAGTAACATTATTGCATATGTAAGTAAGCAAGGAATTGTTTATAATGAGCCATCAATAATGGCTTATGATACAGTAACTAACTCACTATTAGCACTTGGTGAAGAAGCATATGCAATGTTAGGAAAAACACATGAAACAATTAGTATGATAGTTCCAATTAAGGATGGGGTTATAACAGACTTAGATGCAGCAAAAGATATGCTAAAACATGTTTTTGGAAAACTAAAAATGTTAAATGACTGAAGAAATTCAATCATATTACTTGCTTGCCCAAGTGAGGTAACTGAGTTGGAAAGAGAAGCCTTAAAGCAAGTTGCTTATGATATGGGAGCAGAAATTGTTGTTGTTGAAGAAGAAGTAAAAATGGCTGCAATTGGGGCTGGAATTAATATTGACATACCAAAAGGTAATATTGTAATTGATATCGGTGGTGGAACTTCTGATATAGCTATATTATCAGCAGGAGACATTATAATATCTAGATCAATAAAAGTGGCAGGAAATGCATTTAATGAAGAAATAAAAAAATACGTTCGTTCAGAATATAATGTTACAATTGGTGATAAAACAGCTGAAAACGTAAAAAAAGAACTAGGGTCACTTGCAAAA contains:
- a CDS encoding rod shape-determining protein, producing MKLDERTFIALDLGTSNIIAYVSKQGIVYNEPSIMAYDTVTNSLLALGEEAYAMLGKTHETISMIVPIKDGVITDLDAAKDMLKHVFGKLKMLNDWRNSIILLACPSEVTELEREALKQVAYDMGAEIVVVEEEVKMAAIGAGINIDIPKGNIVIDIGGGTSDIAILSAGDIIISRSIKVAGNAFNEEIKKYVRSEYNVTIGDKTAENVKKELGSLAKYKGEKTMSVFGRDIVSGLPKEAIISSEEIRNVLVNAFSRITDMVIEIMENTPPELAGDIISNGFMLCGGGALIRGIKEYFNGIFSIPCKISPSPMTGVVEGAQIYQKVINRRIENGYYGKNAKDLRKSGQSQYI